One genomic region from Amaranthus tricolor cultivar Red isolate AtriRed21 chromosome 12, ASM2621246v1, whole genome shotgun sequence encodes:
- the LOC130797078 gene encoding early nodulin-like protein 18 encodes MMKQSIVIQDMLWFALFFMCIIIIPTIPTTEAYKNYTVGDSLGWFDKLAKPGLDFDHWVSTKSFSLGDFLIFNTDSNHSVIQTFNSTTYTSCDAQGDDNVIWSNIDPNSTVVRPITVAVPLMKEGVTYFFSGDYDGEQCMNGQKFSINVTHGQGLPPSLRDNPDFAVGPTSGEESAPGPVNSDSGDDQAAPDTIVSSDFSHPKNVPPSSEDSSSTSDDEEDDGKKKNKAIGFIPNLKLIFISVTMGFCLIFI; translated from the exons ATGATGAAACAGAGCATTGTAATTCAAGATATGCTCTGGTTTGCTCTGTTTTTCATGTGTATTATCATAATACCAACAATTCCAACTACTGAAGCTTACAAGAATTACACAGTTGGGGATTCTTTAGGTTGGTTTGATAAACTTGCTAAACCTGGTCTTGATTTTGATCATTGGGTTTCTACTAAATCTTTCTCTTTGGGTGATTTTCTCA TTTTCAACACGGATAGCAATCACTCAGTGATCCAAACATTCAACTCTACTACATATACTTCTTGTGATGCTCAAGGGGATGACAATGTAATATGGTCGAACATTGATCCCAATTCTACCGTTGTACGTCCTATTACTGTAGCGGTTCCGCTTATGAAAGAAGGTGTTACATATTTTTTCTCGGGTGACTATGATGGGGAGCAATGCATGAATGGTCAAAAATTTTCCATCAACGTGACTCATGGCCAAGGGTTGCCCCCAAGTCTTAGGGACAACCCTGACTTTGCTGTAGGACCTACCTCGGGGGAAGAATCTGCCCCTGGGCCTGTTAATTCCGATTCTGGAGATGATCAAGCAGCACCAGATACTATAGTATCTTCCGATTTTAGTCATCCTAAAAACGTGCCCCCCTCATCGGAGGATAGTTCTAGTACtagtgatgatgaggaagatgatgggaagaagaaaaacaaagcaATTGGTTTTATCCctaatttgaaattaatttttattagcgTGACTATGGGATTTTGCTTGATCTTCATTTAG